From a single Candidatus Delongbacteria bacterium genomic region:
- a CDS encoding DNA-3-methyladenine glycosylase 2 family protein codes for MPSSLNGFLPAEALAHLKRVDPALAPWFGRIGPLELRPARPAFRSLCRAIIAQQVSNRAAATMIARCFALCARPGHPRPGDFLRLDDASLQSAGISRQKRGYLRSLAQAFDSGHLRNYRFVHRPEEEIIEALTRVTGIGRWSAEMFLLFSLGRPDVFSGGDLALRAGICRVDGLESITPAQAIERALVWSPWRSVASLYLWRISHWQGEL; via the coding sequence GTGCCCTCATCATTGAATGGCTTCCTGCCTGCAGAAGCCCTGGCCCACCTGAAGCGCGTGGACCCGGCGCTGGCTCCCTGGTTCGGGCGCATCGGGCCACTGGAACTCAGGCCCGCTCGCCCCGCATTCCGCAGTCTCTGCCGTGCGATCATCGCCCAGCAGGTTTCCAACCGGGCAGCCGCCACCATGATCGCGCGCTGTTTCGCACTCTGCGCGCGCCCCGGCCATCCCCGGCCCGGTGATTTTCTGCGTCTCGACGACGCCAGCCTCCAGTCCGCCGGAATCAGCCGCCAGAAACGAGGCTACCTGCGCAGCCTGGCCCAGGCCTTCGACAGCGGGCACCTGCGCAACTACCGCTTTGTCCACAGACCCGAGGAAGAGATCATCGAGGCGCTGACACGTGTCACGGGCATCGGGCGCTGGAGTGCCGAGATGTTTCTGCTGTTCTCGCTGGGGCGGCCCGATGTGTTCAGTGGAGGCGACCTGGCGCTGCGGGCCGGAATCTGCCGCGTGGACGGGCTGGAAAGCATCACGCCCGCCCAGGCCATCGAGCGGGCGCTTGTCTGGAGTCCCTGGCGCAGCGTGGCCAGCCTGTACCTGTGGAGGATCAGTCACTGGCAGGGTGAGCTGTAG